The Gammaproteobacteria bacterium DNA window TGATTAGGCTCACAATATTTTTCATACTGCTCAGAACCAGCATAAGGCGTACCGGTTATCGCTTTACACGTCCCAGCTTCATCACCAGTCACCTGCTCTGAACGCGCAGGTTTTGACCCGGATACGATTTTGCCACGGCTGGTTTTCGAAAAACTGACCTTTGCTGGGCCGGCATCGGGCTTAGCACCGCAAAATTGATCAAACGACTCTAAACCGAGATACTCGGTACCCGTCACATTCTTACAGCTACCACGCTCATCGCCGGTTACCGCGCTGCTACGTCCCACTGCACTAGCAGTGGTGATATTGCCACCACGCGCCAGAGCACTCGTTAATACTTTTGATGGCACTTTAAGGCTGGAGTCAGTTTGACAATAGCTTGAAAACACGTCACCAGACAAATAATCAGTACCCGTAATAGGCCGGCATAAACCAACTTCATCGCCGGTTGTTTTTGTGCTGTGCGCAACCTGTGTTCCAGTGACTTCTTCACTGTTTGCGCGCGCTGGGCGGTTACCACGGACTGGCGTTGACTTTGGCTTACTGCTAGCACCACCGCCATTGACGCTACGTTGAGCCCGCACACTACGCGCTAAATCGCGGCTTGAAATATCAGGGTTTTGTGCCCGCGCCATTTGCGCCGAACTCACTCCGTTACTCATAATATCAATGCCTTTTTTGCCATGGGTGGCCAGTGCTTGACGGCGTAAACGTGAATTCACACGGCCACTACTGCTGGGCGACACGACATTCACTTTCTTTATGTGTGTAGACATAGAAGATTTAACCACTGCCGGCACGGTTGTTGTCACAGATTTGGCCTCTGCCTCTTTGCATCTGCCTTCACCATTGCAACCACAACCACAGCCTTTAGCTGCAGGTGCGCTTACCACACTGCTGCTTGCGGAACGTTGGCGATCTGGTGTTACAACGCCTGCTTTGCCCTTTGACGACATCTGACGGCGCCGCGCAAGCGATGCTTCACGACAACTACCAGATGTTGCACTGCTACTTGCGTTACGAGTCGGTGCGACCGATACAGCCGCCACAGATGAACCCGCCGCACTGGTTGTTGCGCCTATTGTTGCATTGGCTTTGGCAGGCAATGCTACTTTGCCGTGAACCTGGGCGTCGCGTCGCGCTCTTGCAGCGCTACGTCCTGACAAGTCTTTAATGGCCATATTTGTTTATCCCATGCGTTATCGAGAAAACCGCGATGGTAGTGGTGCCAAAGCACCACCACACCTTCCTTACCAGGCAGTTTTGCCGCGGTATACGACAAAGCAAACACCCTGACTTTGCGTGTAGGTGTCATAACCAATCAAGCGTACGTGATGGTCTGGGTAGGCACGATGGCAAGCTTCTAACTCATTGACCACATTGGCCAAATCGGTTTCACCAAAGAACGGAAGTTTCCACATTGGCCAGTAAACACTACTTGCCTGGGCTGGATCTTCATGCTCAATCGATGGCGTAAACCCCTGGCTCAACATGTAATTGATTTGGGCATAAGTCTCTTCTTGCGTAAACGGCGGTAGAAACGAAAAAGTTTCCAAGGTATGCGTCGTACGATAATCACCCATTTCTGCATTTGCTTTCATTGCTGTCTCCTGAATATGTTTACGAATCTATAGCAATTAACCGGCATCGAGCTTGTCTACGGTTTCGAATTCAAAGACGATCTCTTTCCAGGTTTCCATAGCAACGGCTAGTTCCGGACTATGTCTTGCCGCACCTTCCAGAATATCGCGTGATTCACGCTCCAGCTCACGACCTTCGTTACGTGCTTTAACACAAGCTTCCAAAGCAACACGGTTTGCCGCAGCACCCGCAGCATTGCCCCAAGGGTGACCCTGCGTACCGCCACCGAACTGTAGAACAGAATCATCACCGAAGATTTCAACCAGCGCTGGCATGTGCCATACGTGAATACCACCCGAAGCAACAGCAAACACACCCGGCATTGAGCCCCAATCCTGATCAAAGAAGATGCCGCGCTTGCGGTCTTCAGGAATAAATGATTCACGCAACAGATCAACAAAACCCAATGTTGATGCACGATCACCTTCAAGCTTGCCGACAACTGTACCGGTATGCAGATGATCACCGCCTGACAAACGCAAACACTTGGCAAGCACACGAAAGTGAATACCATGATGCGGGTTACGATCGATAACAGCATGCATAGCGCGATGAATATGCAATAACATGCCGTTATCACGACACCACTTGGCCAAACCCGAGTTGGCGGTAAAGCCACCGGTCAAAAAGTCATGCATGATAATCGGTTGGCCCAATTCTTTAGCGAACTCAGCACGCTCATACATTTCTTCAGGTGTGTTAGCCGTTACGTTGAGATAATGGCCTTTGATTTCGCCTGTTTCAGCCTGTGCTTTTTGTACTGCCTCAGAAACAAACTCGAAACGGTTACGCCAGCGCATGAAAGGCTGAGAGTTAATGTTTTCGTCATCTTTGGTTAGATCCAAACCGCCGCGCAAACACTCATAAACCGCACGACCGTAGTTTTTCGCTGACAAACCTAGCTTAGGTTTGATCGTCGCACCCAACATCGGACGACCGTATTTGTTTAACTTATCACGCTCAACCTGAATACCACTGGGCGGCCCAAGACAGGTTTTAACAAAGGCGATGGGGAAGCGAATATCTTCAAGACGCAAGGCTTTAAGTGCTTTAAAGCCAAACACGTTACCAACCAATGAGGTTAATACGTTAACCACCGAGCCTTCTTCAAACAGATCGATAGGATAGGCGATAAAGGCATAGAAACAGCTGCTATCACCCGGCACATCTTCGATGCGATAGGCGCGACCTTTATAGAACTCCATATCAGTCAGCAACTCGGACCATACAACGCTCCAGGTACCAGTAGACGATTCAGCCGCCACCGCTGCCGCCGCTTCGTTCTGAGGCACGCCTTCTTGTGCTGTTACCTTAAAACATGCCAACAAATCCGTATCAAGTGGCACATAATCCGGAGTCCAGTACGTATCACGGTACTCTTTAACACCTGCATCGAATTTCTTTGCCATAGTCAATCTACTCCTGCTGTGGTTGTACTTCGAAACTTGGAAGCAAGCTTACACGATAGGAGATGATTTGTGCTAATCGATAGTTTGAATGTAGTTTATCGACGTTTATCTATACTAAACGCCTCATAAATTAGTAAATCAAGCCTATCACCAACCCTGAATGTGTGAACTGCTCGTTAATACTATATATAACCCTAAAATGCTAACATCTCATTATAAGGCACCCTAAACACATTAGGCATAATCACAATTCATGAAACTCTCACTCATAGCCGCCATGGATAACAATCGGGTGATTGGTGTCAATAATGCCCTGCCCTGGCATTTGCCAGCCGACCTGAAACACTTTAAAGCAGTCACTATGGGCAAGCCGGTTTTGATGGGACGCAAGACTTATGAGTCGATTGGCAAGCCATTACCCGGCCGCGAGAATATTATCCTCACTCGTCAGGCCAATTTTTCTGCCAAAGGGTGCACCACAGTATGCTCAATAGAAGAGGCCTTGGCCCACGCTGATGATGAGCTGGGCGCTGACGAGCTAATGGTGATCGGTGGTGCCCAGCTCTATGAGGCCATGTTATCACTGGCTAATCGGCTCTATCTAACGCAAATAGATACCTCTGTGGCAAGCAATGCACCAGCGTCCTTAGTCTATTTCCCCGAAATTAATCGCAGCGAATGGACAGAAACTGACTGGCAGGAGCACGCTGCCGATGAAAAAAATAGTTATAACTATCACTTCTTAACGCTGGATCGCATCGCAACCAATTAACGCGGGCCATCGCTAGCAATCACTTTATTCTGTACTTTTAGGCCGCTGCGCTGCTTGAGCCATAGGCTCGGGTTTCGCATAATCACTCGGCGCTTGTGACGCAGGCGCATCCGTAGTGTCTTCTGCCTGCTCCCACGCCTTTGCGGAACCCGCCCCCGTGTCAAGCACGGGGCGGGCTCCGTGCTTAGCACAGGAGGGTGCTTTTTTCAATTTGAGGGTGTCGTTAAAATCATTGAGCTGAAAAATATCGGTTTTATCCGTGGTCGTGGACAGCTTTTGCGCACCGGTAGCGAGATGTTGGTAAATTTCGCGATAATCCTGGGCCATGGTGTTAAACAACTCGCCCGTCTTATTGAAATGCTCACCGACTTCATCACGATATTGCTTCATATCCGTGCGTAGCTCATCGACTTCTTTTTCTAATTCCTGCGATTTATTATCGTGTTGGCCTCGCCAGCGGCCGGCAATGCCGCCCACGGTAAGCCCGACAATAAATAACAGGCCAGCAATGATGACAGTGGTTCCCATAAATTCCTCGTTACAGTACGTTGTAAAGGGTGCATTGGCTTTCTATAGCCGTTATTTTGGCATATAAGATGCGTAAATAGCAGGGCGAATTATCCTGCTGTTAGCAGGCGCTTACCTAACAGTGGAATTATGGCTCAACACCCCGCCAAACTTAGACAAGTGGTAATATTAAAACAACACAGGGAATTAACCATGCATCACACTGGGTTAGAAATCTATGCCAATGCCAGCACCTTATGCGAAGCAGCGGCCAATCGTGTCATGGATCTCGCCGATGATGCCATTACCGATCAAGGTGAATTCCACATTGCCCTGGCTGGTGGCAGCACGCCACGTATGTTGTACTCGCTCTTGGCTCTGTCGCCCTATAAAGAGGGCATCAACTGGCAACAGTTTCACGTTTATTTTGGTGATGAACGCTGTGTCACGCCAGATCACAACGACAGCAATTTCAAGATGGCATCAGACTCCCTGCTATCACATGTGCCCATACCTCAAGCCAACATTCATCGCATTGTGGCTGAACTCGATGACCACGACATGGCCGCACAGCAATACGCCGAAACGCTTACCCATCACATACCTTGTGTTTATGAATTACCGATATTTGATTTGGTTTTGCTCGGTATCGGCCCTGATGGCCACATTGCTTCCTTATTCCCTGACACCTCAGCATTAGATGAGTACAATCGGCTAGCCACCGCTGTCTACATCGAGAAATTCGACAGTTGGCGCATTAGCCTGACCTATCCAGTGATTAATAATGCCAGTCATATTATTATTTTCGCCAGCGGCGAAGGTAAGGCTGACATTGTGCAATCGGTATTGGGCGATAAACCAAATAATAGCCGAGGTGATAACGCTGTACTGCTGCCTGTACAACGTATTCAACCTCGCGCCGAAATGACCTGGCTTGTCGATGCCAATGCCGCCAAATATATCAGGCAATCAAACGACTAATGCTTTTAATTGCTGGCGACATTGGTGGAACAAAAACCTTACTCAGCCTGTTTGAGACGACGAGGCACGGCTTTAACACGCTCTATGCGCGCCGTTTTGTCAGCACCGATTACGCAAGCTTTGATGATTTGGCCGTAGATTTTATGGCTGAGATTAGTACCCGCAATATCGAAGCATTGTGTTTAGGCGTCGCCGGGCCAGTGGATCACAGCAACGGCCACTCAACGGCAACAGCGACGAACCTGCCTTGGTCGCTTGATAGCCGCGTCTTAGCAAAAAAAATGGGTGTGTCCAAAGTCAGCTTGATCAATGACTTTGCCGCCATGGCGTATGGCGTTACTGCCCTTAGCGACGATGATCTTATTACCTTGCAGCAAGGTACGGCGCGGCGTGGCGGTCATTGTGTCGTATTGGGTGCCGGCACCGGCCTGGGCGTTGCGCAATTGGTTTCGATCAATAAGCAGTATCATGTTATTTCATCAGAAGCCGGGCACAGTGGCTTTGCACCATTTAATGATGATACTGCGGCATTGAGCCAGCATTATATTCATCAATTTGGCTCTTGCTCCATCGAAACTGTTTTATCGGGGCCAGGCATTAACCATATTTTTCAGTTTGTTTGCGATACAGCCGATGGCCAAACATCATTGGCGCGCGATAGCAACGCAGCAACCATTGCTACGTCGACCGATGCCGCAGCAAATAAAACCATGCAACTCTTTGCATCAATTTATGGCTCTGTCGCAGGCAATTTAGCGCTGACTAATTTGGCCTACGGCGGCGTTTATTTAACCGGCGGGGTTGCCGCCAAGAACAGTGAGTTATTACAAACTGCGGCGTTTAGCGATGCCTTTCACCATAAAGGAAAAATGTCACGGTTAATGTCACGCTTCCCCGTGCATATTGTAACCAATGAGCATTGCGGACTACTCGGCGCTGCTGTTGCTGCCAGTCGCCTCTAATGCCAGGAGATTGCTATATGTCTACCAATAATATTACCGCCGCCCTTGTCGATGATGATCACCGCGACATGAAGCGCCGCCATTTAATTTATAATATTGCTGTATTAAAAGTAGAAACCGGCGAAGAAATTGGCCGGCTCGCCGATATTTCAACAACAGGGCTAATGATAGCCAGTCCGGCTAAACATCCTTTGCAAGAACGCAGCACTTTAACTTTCGTGTTACCGGAAAACTGTCAAGAATTTGTCAAGAATTTACACGGCGTCGAATTCGAAGCCGAGGCACGCTGGCATAGAGATGATGCCAATCCAACATACGAGTTGACAGGTTATAAAGTGATTGCCCCGAGTGCTAACTATCAATCGCTGTGCCAATCATTAGTTAGGCGGATAGGCTTTAAAGATGTTTAAAACGGAATGACAGCTTACCCTTTGTCTTAACTAGCCAAACCTCGCCTATAAAGCGATTACTTTGGCAATCATTACACGGCCATCAGCAGGATTGTTAAATTGAATGATGTGATATCGAAAGACCTGACCCTATTTTTTTTTGATATCTGACCCTATTTTTGTATGTGCTGTTTTTGTATGTGCTGTTTTTGTGCTTTAGATTCCAAAGCATATCACTTAGCTTTGTTAGCTTTAAAATTTTTCAGCGTGCTTCTCTATTACTGAAAAAATGACATAATTAATCAATTAGTTACTCAAAATATTGTTTTACTTTATAAGCTGCCATATTCATCGAACCAAATTTTCTCAGGGCTTCTATAACGATACCGTCAACTTGTTTCGAACCATACTTCTTTCGGATGTAAGCAATATCCTTCTCACCCTCTACTTCTTGGTTTAAACAATATGCCAACATCCTAGCATCTGACACACTTTGTTTCGTCCACTTTTTAGTACAATGGGGAAAAGAAATACTCGAATAAAATTGTTGATCAGCGTACCTATCTAAACTAACTAAATCACTATACGCTTCCTTTTGCTGGCGAATGCAGTATTGATACATTCTAGAATCCAGCTTACCTCGCTTGGTCCACTGTTTTTTACACAACACTCGAGAATCTTCTTGAAATTCGGTTTTAGATTTAAATGATTGAAGAGACCCATCTAGTGATTTACGGGTACTTACTGCTACTTTTGTATCACCAGAACATTTTGGATGGCTATATGAATACCATTCATCACCCACCTTACACTTCGCCGCTATAGAAATATTACAAACCATCAACGCTGCGAACAATAAAACCCATTTACTCATAATCCTTCCTCCAGGAGTCTCGTCGGAACTGCACAAAAACTTACTGGACTTCTCCTATTTACCCTTGGCTAGCGCTTGATAGATAAATGAAATCCAGTTCTTGGCTTTAATAAACCCATCACCCCAACTGTCCCATTTTTCGGGCAAGCCCTCGGCTTGAATTTGTGCCAGCGACATGTCGGCGTCGATCCTGGTTTTTACGTAATCCGTTGTACTCACCAGCATATCGTAAAAACGTTTGTAATCATCCAGTGTCGCCAAACTGCCGTGACCAGGAATAATTTTCACGTCTTCAGGCATCTGCTCAATCAGCTTTTTTACATTGTTGGTGTAACTCAACACATTTCCACCTGAGCTGATGTCAACAAAAGGAAAGGCATCAACAAAAAAATGATCGCCGACATGAATAACATTAGACTGCGTGAAAAACACTACGCCATCACCGTCAGTGTGACCATTGGGAAAGTGAATAAAGTCTATCGCTTCACCATTCATATGGATGGTCAAGGACTCATCAAAAGTAATCAGTGGCCAAGCCTCTTTTGGCTGCGCAGGGGATTGGCCAAAATCATTTTCTTGTGATGCCTGCAAACGCTTACGCACATTGTCATGCGCAATCACCGTTGCTTGCTTGCTAAATATCGCATTACCACCAGTGTGATCGCCATGCCAATGGGTATTCAACACAAAGCGTAGCTTGCCTGGGTTAATGTCTGCTAAAGCGGCTTTAATTTTATCGTGCATCGCAGCAAATTGATCGTCAACAATCAAAATACCGTCTGCTCCTGCCGATACCGCAATATTACCGCCAGCAAACCCACCCACGCCTTGTAACATATAAATATTGTCACTGACTTTGGTGGTTTTAAGTGTGATGTCGTCAAAGCCCTCTGCCATAGCCATTTGACTGACAAATAACAAAGTAAACAGCAAAACGAGACGTTTTTTCATGATGAAATATTCCTTACTGAAAAAGGTAGACCAAAAGACAGACGAAAAATTCAACAAAAAAGCCTGGTGTCAGGGCGCTTCTATTATTACGGTAACTGTGAGCTACCCATCAGCGCGCGATCAATCTCACGTGCCGCTTCACGACCTTCATTGATGCCCCAGACTACCAGTGACTGGCCACGACGACAATCGCCAGCGGCATAGATGCCCGGCGTGCTAGTGAGATATTTTCCATATTCGGCTTTGTAGTTGGAACGGGCATCATATTCGATAGCCAATTTATCTGAAACAGCATGCTCAGGGCCAAGAAACCCCATCGACAACATGACTAAATCCGCCTCCCAGGTTTTTTCAGAGCCCGCCACTTCTGTCATCGACCAGCGGCCGTCATCGGCTTTGCTCCATTCGACCTGCACGGTTTTTATACCCGCAACATTACCTTTACCATCATCGATAAATTCTTTGCTGAGAACTTGATATTGGCGTGGATCATGGCCAAATTTTTCTGCGCTTTCTGCGTGGCCATAATCGACACGGTAGATCACTGGCCACAGCGGCCAGGGGTTGTCTTCGGCGCGTTGCTCGGGCGGCTGCGGTAGCAGCTCAAAATTGATCAATGACTTGCAGCCATGGCGCAGTGATGTGCCGATACAATCTGTACCGGTATCGCCGCCACCGATAACGATAACGTTTTTATCTTTAGCTGAGATGTACGCACCGTCTTTAAGGTCGGAGTCGAGCAGGCTTTTGGTGTTCTTGCTTAAAAACTCCATCGCTGGGTAGATGCCTTTTAGTTCACGCCCTGGCACATCTAGATCACGCGCATGGGTGGCACCGGTTGCCAGTAACACGGCATCGTTTTCTTTTTGCAGATCGCCAACGCTGACGGCATTGTCGGTATCACCGCCGACATCTGCATTAGTGACAAACTCGATACCTTCTTCATGTAGCAGATCGACACGGCGTTGGACGATGTCTTTGCCCAGTTTCATGTTGGGGATACCGTACATTAACAAACCGCCGATGCGATCGTCTCGCTCATACACCGTGACGCTGTGACCGGCTTTGTTCAGTTGCGCCGCTGCTGCCAAACCCGCAGGGCCGGAACCGACAATAGCTACTTTTTTACCGCTACGATTTTGTGGAACCTGGGCTTTCACCCAACCCTGTTCAAAACCATAATCAATAATGGCGTGTTCTATATTTTTGATCGTCACCGCAGGGTCAGTGATACCTAGCACACAGGAACCTTCACACGGCGCCGGACAGACACGACCGGTAAATTCAGGAAAGTTATTGGTCTCGTGTAATCGATCCAGCGCTTCGCGCCATCTGTTTTCATAGACCAGATGGTTCCATTCAGGGATAAGATTGTTGATCGGGCAACCATTGTCTGACTGACAGAACGGCACACCACAGTCCATGCAACGCGCGCCCTGTGTCTGTAGCTGCTGTTCGTCATGGTTACCGCTAAATATTTCGCCGTAATCCGCCAGTCGCAGAGTCACTTTGCGATACGGTTCTGTCTGACGTTCGAATTCTTTAAACCCGGTTACTTTGCCCATGTTATTTTATTCTTAAATTCTGTTGGTGTATTAGCTGCTCTTAGGATAACTAACCTAAGCAGCGTCCTGTTTTTTCATCTCTTCTAGCACACGTTTGTAATCCGTCGGCATCACTTTGACGAACTGTGTAAGTGATTGCGCCCAGTTATCCAGGATATTATGCGCCACTACCGAAGCTGTGTACTGCCTATGGTTTTCGATTAACTGTTTTAATTCAGCAATATCTTCATCTGCCTGCATCGTTTCCAGTTCGACCATACCGGGGTTGCATTGCTGGGCGAATTTTTTATCTTTATCCCAAATATAAGCCACACCACCGCTCATACCTGCGGCGAAGTTACGACCGGTTGCGCCCAATACAACAACGCGACCACCGGTCATGTATTCACAGCCATGGTCACCGACACCTTCGACGACGGCGCTGGCGCCACTATTGCGCACACAAAAACGTTCTGCCGCGATGCCACGAAAATAGGCTTCACCGGCGGTTGCACCATAGAGACAAACATTACCGACGATGATGTTTTC harbors:
- a CDS encoding glutamate synthase subunit beta, yielding MGKVTGFKEFERQTEPYRKVTLRLADYGEIFSGNHDEQQLQTQGARCMDCGVPFCQSDNGCPINNLIPEWNHLVYENRWREALDRLHETNNFPEFTGRVCPAPCEGSCVLGITDPAVTIKNIEHAIIDYGFEQGWVKAQVPQNRSGKKVAIVGSGPAGLAAAAQLNKAGHSVTVYERDDRIGGLLMYGIPNMKLGKDIVQRRVDLLHEEGIEFVTNADVGGDTDNAVSVGDLQKENDAVLLATGATHARDLDVPGRELKGIYPAMEFLSKNTKSLLDSDLKDGAYISAKDKNVIVIGGGDTGTDCIGTSLRHGCKSLINFELLPQPPEQRAEDNPWPLWPVIYRVDYGHAESAEKFGHDPRQYQVLSKEFIDDGKGNVAGIKTVQVEWSKADDGRWSMTEVAGSEKTWEADLVMLSMGFLGPEHAVSDKLAIEYDARSNYKAEYGKYLTSTPGIYAAGDCRRGQSLVVWGINEGREAAREIDRALMGSSQLP
- a CDS encoding carboxysome shell protein, producing MSSKGKAGVVTPDRQRSASSSVVSAPAAKGCGCGCNGEGRCKEAEAKSVTTTVPAVVKSSMSTHIKKVNVVSPSSSGRVNSRLRRQALATHGKKGIDIMSNGVSSAQMARAQNPDISSRDLARSVRAQRSVNGGGASSKPKSTPVRGNRPARANSEEVTGTQVAHSTKTTGDEVGLCRPITGTDYLSGDVFSSYCQTDSSLKVPSKVLTSALARGGNITTASAVGRSSAVTGDERGSCKNVTGTEYLGLESFDQFCGAKPDAGPAKVSFSKTSRGKIVSGSKPARSEQVTGDEAGTCKAITGTPYAGSEQYEKYCEPNQAQAAQARNELRRGNAGRDITGIQPGLSNLTGAQKGVCKPLTGTSYVGAKEHQQVCGAVPAQMGEADFPKPLAGAPWGDFSVVPPNHASQSTAEHNAVTGSRYEQGRISGTFSLGEGMLTGTEEARFGDRSNTTGGMNAPIEISKSGRGVTGEGIDTNQNITGDDWDRGDRVTGTEGRSAAKRNPTRRGPINAMPSVDNKRNVDIAPADINVTGGSGNTDKGAHITVSGGARG
- the glk gene encoding glucokinase, yielding MLLIAGDIGGTKTLLSLFETTRHGFNTLYARRFVSTDYASFDDLAVDFMAEISTRNIEALCLGVAGPVDHSNGHSTATATNLPWSLDSRVLAKKMGVSKVSLINDFAAMAYGVTALSDDDLITLQQGTARRGGHCVVLGAGTGLGVAQLVSINKQYHVISSEAGHSGFAPFNDDTAALSQHYIHQFGSCSIETVLSGPGINHIFQFVCDTADGQTSLARDSNAATIATSTDAAANKTMQLFASIYGSVAGNLALTNLAYGGVYLTGGVAAKNSELLQTAAFSDAFHHKGKMSRLMSRFPVHIVTNEHCGLLGAAVAASRL
- a CDS encoding PilZ domain-containing protein, translating into MSTNNITAALVDDDHRDMKRRHLIYNIAVLKVETGEEIGRLADISTTGLMIASPAKHPLQERSTLTFVLPENCQEFVKNLHGVEFEAEARWHRDDANPTYELTGYKVIAPSANYQSLCQSLVRRIGFKDV
- a CDS encoding ribulose bisphosphate carboxylase small subunit; the protein is MKANAEMGDYRTTHTLETFSFLPPFTQEETYAQINYMLSQGFTPSIEHEDPAQASSVYWPMWKLPFFGETDLANVVNELEACHRAYPDHHVRLIGYDTYTQSQGVCFVVYRGKTAW
- a CDS encoding form I ribulose bisphosphate carboxylase large subunit; translation: MAKKFDAGVKEYRDTYWTPDYVPLDTDLLACFKVTAQEGVPQNEAAAAVAAESSTGTWSVVWSELLTDMEFYKGRAYRIEDVPGDSSCFYAFIAYPIDLFEEGSVVNVLTSLVGNVFGFKALKALRLEDIRFPIAFVKTCLGPPSGIQVERDKLNKYGRPMLGATIKPKLGLSAKNYGRAVYECLRGGLDLTKDDENINSQPFMRWRNRFEFVSEAVQKAQAETGEIKGHYLNVTANTPEEMYERAEFAKELGQPIIMHDFLTGGFTANSGLAKWCRDNGMLLHIHRAMHAVIDRNPHHGIHFRVLAKCLRLSGGDHLHTGTVVGKLEGDRASTLGFVDLLRESFIPEDRKRGIFFDQDWGSMPGVFAVASGGIHVWHMPALVEIFGDDSVLQFGGGTQGHPWGNAAGAAANRVALEACVKARNEGRELERESRDILEGAARHSPELAVAMETWKEIVFEFETVDKLDAG
- a CDS encoding MBL fold metallo-hydrolase translates to MKKRLVLLFTLLFVSQMAMAEGFDDITLKTTKVSDNIYMLQGVGGFAGGNIAVSAGADGILIVDDQFAAMHDKIKAALADINPGKLRFVLNTHWHGDHTGGNAIFSKQATVIAHDNVRKRLQASQENDFGQSPAQPKEAWPLITFDESLTIHMNGEAIDFIHFPNGHTDGDGVVFFTQSNVIHVGDHFFVDAFPFVDISSGGNVLSYTNNVKKLIEQMPEDVKIIPGHGSLATLDDYKRFYDMLVSTTDYVKTRIDADMSLAQIQAEGLPEKWDSWGDGFIKAKNWISFIYQALAKGK
- the folA gene encoding type 3 dihydrofolate reductase, which encodes MKLSLIAAMDNNRVIGVNNALPWHLPADLKHFKAVTMGKPVLMGRKTYESIGKPLPGRENIILTRQANFSAKGCTTVCSIEEALAHADDELGADELMVIGGAQLYEAMLSLANRLYLTQIDTSVASNAPASLVYFPEINRSEWTETDWQEHAADEKNSYNYHFLTLDRIATN
- the pgl gene encoding 6-phosphogluconolactonase — encoded protein: MAQHPAKLRQVVILKQHRELTMHHTGLEIYANASTLCEAAANRVMDLADDAITDQGEFHIALAGGSTPRMLYSLLALSPYKEGINWQQFHVYFGDERCVTPDHNDSNFKMASDSLLSHVPIPQANIHRIVAELDDHDMAAQQYAETLTHHIPCVYELPIFDLVLLGIGPDGHIASLFPDTSALDEYNRLATAVYIEKFDSWRISLTYPVINNASHIIIFASGEGKADIVQSVLGDKPNNSRGDNAVLLPVQRIQPRAEMTWLVDANAAKYIRQSND
- a CDS encoding YhcB family protein produces the protein MGTTVIIAGLLFIVGLTVGGIAGRWRGQHDNKSQELEKEVDELRTDMKQYRDEVGEHFNKTGELFNTMAQDYREIYQHLATGAQKLSTTTDKTDIFQLNDFNDTLKLKKAPSCAKHGARPVLDTGAGSAKAWEQAEDTTDAPASQAPSDYAKPEPMAQAAQRPKSTE